From a single Kryptolebias marmoratus isolate JLee-2015 linkage group LG6, ASM164957v2, whole genome shotgun sequence genomic region:
- the irs2b gene encoding insulin receptor substrate 2 isoform X1, translating to MASPPNTGGQSLFSAAVGVKKCGYLKKQKHGHKRFFVLREPGEGLPARLEYYESEKKWRNKSAAKRVISLDCCLNISKRADAKHKHLIALYTKDEYFAVVAENEPEQDSWYRALTDLMAEGKVYDGSASNSASSLVGFDEASYGVITPVAAAYKEVWQVNLKSRGLGQSRNLTGVYRLCLSSRTISFVKLNSEVASVILQLMNIRRCGHSDSFFFIEVGRSAATGPGELWMQADDSVVAQNIHETILEAMKAMKELSEFRPRSKSQSSSTNPISVPTRRHLNNLPPSQIGLPRRSRTDSTAATSPVSKCSSCRIRTASEGDGTMTRPLSVTGSPLSPGVHRTLLSRSHTITARPTLTFEASTLQHSKSMSMPLSHSPPVATTCPRNVSTCLDSSAPRPSSCSASFSGSPSDAGFISCEEYGSSPADARDLRLPLTLRSNTPESLRAETPPSRDGSELDGYMVMERQNQNGYRRLSELDKAYRKRTYSLTTPRQQRRPPQVSSASLDEYTLMRATYTSGSQSSLRCHTASPKVNGLEDYKDVTISSNNLHSDSGYMPMMPGVAPPTPGSKDDPYMPMSPMCVSAPKQIINPRSHSSAGLAPRTDSPGSVSLEDSGYMPMWCGNKMSVESTDGKPSNGEYLYMSPVDTLVSLTPPDYILSPSGDPHLQHRQPYSYSSLPRSLKGQFQRNGSTDTDQYVVMSLQRQRIEEESNYCPVSPGESVASSSPGTPDTPSSVPSPLRLTRMDGGLVHRNRVCRPTRLALESLRTLPCMNEHPLPSEPRSPGEYINIDFDSAAHNPLATTTSASSEAGSVNGGTLSLSDYANIDVSSPVNLEPHQVGGSSPAGCRNRTPELLICPSPVSSQQDARRVEEQMRTDEHMKERGMQQQGSPVCEPAPVKDDYAEMSFGPSAPLPVLCAPDAAPLPTSPAACVKRLSLESSLVEVVPLVPLDSFLLGGPSLSVVDPNRGAKVIRADPQGRRRHSSETFSSTTTVTPVCPSFAHDTKRHSSASVENVSRSVRSSEGPSKDHIGLMCRETSAGYQNGLNYIALNLMGGNFGGVSPGLGCCDELLRFKTACSCKGGLNGFNNSPYTSLGFKETTTAAVKAIASRTFGTSPVFIWRLKPQWCEDGRRCKYNED from the exons ATGGCGAGTCCGCCAAACACGGGCGGCCAGTCGCTGTTTTCGGCCGCCGTCGGCGTGAAGAAGTGCGGATACCTGAAGAAGCAAAAGCACGGACACAAGCGCTTTTTCGTTCTCAGGGAGCCCGGCGAGGGACTCCCCGCCCGGCTGGAGTACTACGAGAGCGAGAAGAAATGGAGAAACAAGTCAGCCGCGAAGAGAGTTATTTCTCTGGACTGCTGCCTCAATATCAGCAAGAGAGCAGACGCCAAACACAAGCATCTCATCGCGCTGTACACCAAGGACGAGTATTTCGCCGTGGTGGCCGAGAACGAGCCGGAACAGGACAGCTGGTACCGGGCGCTGACGGATTTAATGGCCGAGGGGAAAGTCTATGACGGCTCGGCGTCCAACTCGGCGTCGTCGCTGGTTGGCTTCGACGAGGCGAGCTACGGCGTGATAACGCCGGTGGCCGCCGCCTACAAGGAGGTCTGGCAGGTGAACCTGAAGTCCAGGGGCCTGGGGCAGAGCCGGAACCTGACCGGGGTCTACAGGCTCTGCCTCTCCAGCCGGACTATCAGCTTCGTCAAGCTGAACTCCGAGGTGGCCTCGGTCATTTTGCAGCTGATGAACATCCGGAGGTGCGGCCACTCCGACAGCTTCTTCTTCATCGAGGTGGGTCGGTCCGCCGCCACCGGCCCCGGGGAGCTGTGGATGCAGGCGGACGACTCGGTGGTGGCTCAGAACATCCACGAGACTATCTTGGAGGCCATGAAGGCGATGAAGGAGCTGTCGGAGTTCCGCCCGCGCAGCAAAAGCCAGTCGTCCAGCACCAACCCCATTTCTGTGCCCACACGGAGGCACTTGAACAACCTCCCCCCGAGCCAGATCGGGCTGCCCCGCCGGTCGCGCACCGACAGCACGGCCGCCACCTCTCCTGTGAGCAAGTGTTCATCCTGTCGGATACGCACAGCCAGCGAGGGCGACGGCACCATGACACGCCCATTGTCGGTGACAGGGAGCCCCCTCAGCCCGGGGGTCCACAGGACCCTCCTGAGCAGGTCTCACACCATTACAGCACGCCCCACTCTGACATTTGAAGCCTCCACTCTCCAGCACAGTAAGTCCATGTCTATGCCCCTGTCTCATTCACCGCCTGTGGCCACCACTTGCCCAAGAAATGTGTCCACCTGCCTGGACAGCAGTGCCCCCCGCCCTTCCAGCTGCAGTGCATCCTTCTCAGGATCCCCCAGTGATGCAGGCTTTATATCATGTGAGGAGTACGGCTCCAGCCCCGCAGACGCACGAGACCTCAGGTTACCCCTCACCCTCCGCAGCAACACTCCTGAATCTCTCCGAGCAGAAACCCCACCCTCCAGGGACGGCAGTGAGCTCGATGGCTACATGGTGATGGAGCGGCAAAACCAGAATGGGTACAGGCGGTTATCAGAGCTGGACAAGGCCTATCGAAAACGAACGTACTCTCTCACGACCCCACGCCAACAGAGGCGCCCCCCACAGGTTTCCTCGGCCTCCCTGGATGAGTACACTCTGATGAGGGCCACGTACACAAGTGGAAGCCAGTCTTCTCTGAGGTGTCATACTGCGTCACCGAAAGTAAACGGACTGGAGGATTACAAGGATGTTACTATCAGCTCCAACAATCTCCATAGTGACAGTGGCTATATGCCAATGATGCCTGGAGTGGCGCCTCCGACACCAGGGTCCAAGGACGACCCCTACATGCCCATGAGCCCgatgtgtgtttctgctccaaaacaGATCATCAACCCACGCTCGCACTCCTCTGCAGGGCTGGCCCCACGCACAGACTCCCCTGGAAGTGTTTCTCTGGAGGATAGTGGTTACATGCCCATGTGGTGTGGAAACAAGATGTCAGTGGAGAGCACAGATGGAAAGCCCAGCAATGGAGAGTACCTGTACATGTCTCCCGTTGACACCCTTGTCTCTCTTACACCCCCCGACTACATTCTCAGTCCTTCAGGAGATCCACACCTCCAGCACAGGCAGCCTTATTCTTACAGCTCTCTACCAAGATCACTTAAAGGACAGTTCCAGCGCAATGGGTCCACGGACACAGACCAGTATGTGGTGATGAGTTTACAGAGACAACGGATAGAAGAGGAGTCCAACTACTGCCCTGTCTCGCCTGGAGAGTCTGTGGCCAGCAGCTCTCCAGGAACACCAGACACTCCGTCCTCTGTTCCGTCTCCTCTCAGACTTACTCGCATGGATGGAGGCTTGGTACATCGCAACAGGGTGTGTCGACCCACCCGCCTGGCTCTGGAGTCCCTCAGAACACTACCATGTATGAACGAACATCCCCTTCCTTCTGAGCCACGCAGCCCAGGAGAGTACATCAACATAGATTTTGATAGTGCTGCCCACAACCCGCTGGCAACCACCACATCGGCGAGCTCTGAGGCCGGGAGCGTAAACGGGGGAACCCTGTCGCTGTCAGACTATGCTAACATTGACGTCAGCTCCCCAGTTAACCTCGAGCCACACCAAGTGGGGGGTTCTTCCCCAGCGGGGTGTCGAAACCGCACACCTGAATTGTTGATTTGCCCCAGTCCTGTGAGCAGCCAGCAGGACGCGCGGAGAGTCGAGGAGCAAATGAGAACAGACGAACACATGAAGGAGAGGGGGATGCAACAGCAAGGGAGCCCGGTGTGTGAGCCTGCGCCGGTTAAAGATGACTACGCTGAGATGTCCTTTGGCCCCTCTGCCCCTTTACCTGTCCTCTGCGCCCCTGACGCTGCTCCCCTCCCCACCAGCCCCGCTGCCTGTGTCAAGAGACTCAGCCTTGAGAGCAGCTTAGTGGAAGTAGTTCCCCTTGTGCCATTAGACTCCTTCCTCCTGGGTGGTCCTTCATTATCTGTTGTGGATCCAAACAGGGGGGCTAAAGTTATCCGGGCCGACCCTCAGGGCCGCAGGCGTCACAGCTCGGAGACcttctcctccaccaccaccgtCACACCCGTGTGCCCGTCGTTCGCCCACGACACCAAACGACACAGCTCGGCCTCTGTGGAGAACGTGTCCCGCTCTGTTCGCAGCTCCGAGGGGCCCAGCAAGGACCACATCGGTCTCATGTGCAGGGAGACGTCAGCTGGTTATCAAAACGGACTCAACTACATTGCCTTAAACTTGATGGGGGGGAACTTTGGGGGCGTGAGCCCTGGGTTGGGCTGTTGCGATGAACTGCTGAGGTTCAAGACGGCCTGCAGCTGCAAGGGGGGCCTGAATGGTTTCAACAACAGCCCCTACACCAGCCTTGGATTCAAGGAAACTACTACTGCTGCTGTGAAAG CCATTGCATCACGTACATTTGGGACATCACCTGTTTTTATCTGGCGTCTGAAGCCGCAGTGGTGTGAGGATGGAAGGCGCTGCAAATAT AATGAAGACTGA
- the irs2b gene encoding insulin receptor substrate 2 isoform X2 — translation MASPPNTGGQSLFSAAVGVKKCGYLKKQKHGHKRFFVLREPGEGLPARLEYYESEKKWRNKSAAKRVISLDCCLNISKRADAKHKHLIALYTKDEYFAVVAENEPEQDSWYRALTDLMAEGKVYDGSASNSASSLVGFDEASYGVITPVAAAYKEVWQVNLKSRGLGQSRNLTGVYRLCLSSRTISFVKLNSEVASVILQLMNIRRCGHSDSFFFIEVGRSAATGPGELWMQADDSVVAQNIHETILEAMKAMKELSEFRPRSKSQSSSTNPISVPTRRHLNNLPPSQIGLPRRSRTDSTAATSPVSKCSSCRIRTASEGDGTMTRPLSVTGSPLSPGVHRTLLSRSHTITARPTLTFEASTLQHSKSMSMPLSHSPPVATTCPRNVSTCLDSSAPRPSSCSASFSGSPSDAGFISCEEYGSSPADARDLRLPLTLRSNTPESLRAETPPSRDGSELDGYMVMERQNQNGYRRLSELDKAYRKRTYSLTTPRQQRRPPQVSSASLDEYTLMRATYTSGSQSSLRCHTASPKVNGLEDYKDVTISSNNLHSDSGYMPMMPGVAPPTPGSKDDPYMPMSPMCVSAPKQIINPRSHSSAGLAPRTDSPGSVSLEDSGYMPMWCGNKMSVESTDGKPSNGEYLYMSPVDTLVSLTPPDYILSPSGDPHLQHRQPYSYSSLPRSLKGQFQRNGSTDTDQYVVMSLQRQRIEEESNYCPVSPGESVASSSPGTPDTPSSVPSPLRLTRMDGGLVHRNRVCRPTRLALESLRTLPCMNEHPLPSEPRSPGEYINIDFDSAAHNPLATTTSASSEAGSVNGGTLSLSDYANIDVSSPVNLEPHQVGGSSPAGCRNRTPELLICPSPVSSQQDARRVEEQMRTDEHMKERGMQQQGSPVCEPAPVKDDYAEMSFGPSAPLPVLCAPDAAPLPTSPAACVKRLSLESSLVEVVPLVPLDSFLLGGPSLSVVDPNRGAKVIRADPQGRRRHSSETFSSTTTVTPVCPSFAHDTKRHSSASVENVSRSVRSSEGPSKDHIGLMCRETSAGYQNGLNYIALNLMGGNFGGVSPGLGCCDELLRFKTACSCKGGLNGFNNSPYTSLGFKETTTAAVKE, via the exons ATGGCGAGTCCGCCAAACACGGGCGGCCAGTCGCTGTTTTCGGCCGCCGTCGGCGTGAAGAAGTGCGGATACCTGAAGAAGCAAAAGCACGGACACAAGCGCTTTTTCGTTCTCAGGGAGCCCGGCGAGGGACTCCCCGCCCGGCTGGAGTACTACGAGAGCGAGAAGAAATGGAGAAACAAGTCAGCCGCGAAGAGAGTTATTTCTCTGGACTGCTGCCTCAATATCAGCAAGAGAGCAGACGCCAAACACAAGCATCTCATCGCGCTGTACACCAAGGACGAGTATTTCGCCGTGGTGGCCGAGAACGAGCCGGAACAGGACAGCTGGTACCGGGCGCTGACGGATTTAATGGCCGAGGGGAAAGTCTATGACGGCTCGGCGTCCAACTCGGCGTCGTCGCTGGTTGGCTTCGACGAGGCGAGCTACGGCGTGATAACGCCGGTGGCCGCCGCCTACAAGGAGGTCTGGCAGGTGAACCTGAAGTCCAGGGGCCTGGGGCAGAGCCGGAACCTGACCGGGGTCTACAGGCTCTGCCTCTCCAGCCGGACTATCAGCTTCGTCAAGCTGAACTCCGAGGTGGCCTCGGTCATTTTGCAGCTGATGAACATCCGGAGGTGCGGCCACTCCGACAGCTTCTTCTTCATCGAGGTGGGTCGGTCCGCCGCCACCGGCCCCGGGGAGCTGTGGATGCAGGCGGACGACTCGGTGGTGGCTCAGAACATCCACGAGACTATCTTGGAGGCCATGAAGGCGATGAAGGAGCTGTCGGAGTTCCGCCCGCGCAGCAAAAGCCAGTCGTCCAGCACCAACCCCATTTCTGTGCCCACACGGAGGCACTTGAACAACCTCCCCCCGAGCCAGATCGGGCTGCCCCGCCGGTCGCGCACCGACAGCACGGCCGCCACCTCTCCTGTGAGCAAGTGTTCATCCTGTCGGATACGCACAGCCAGCGAGGGCGACGGCACCATGACACGCCCATTGTCGGTGACAGGGAGCCCCCTCAGCCCGGGGGTCCACAGGACCCTCCTGAGCAGGTCTCACACCATTACAGCACGCCCCACTCTGACATTTGAAGCCTCCACTCTCCAGCACAGTAAGTCCATGTCTATGCCCCTGTCTCATTCACCGCCTGTGGCCACCACTTGCCCAAGAAATGTGTCCACCTGCCTGGACAGCAGTGCCCCCCGCCCTTCCAGCTGCAGTGCATCCTTCTCAGGATCCCCCAGTGATGCAGGCTTTATATCATGTGAGGAGTACGGCTCCAGCCCCGCAGACGCACGAGACCTCAGGTTACCCCTCACCCTCCGCAGCAACACTCCTGAATCTCTCCGAGCAGAAACCCCACCCTCCAGGGACGGCAGTGAGCTCGATGGCTACATGGTGATGGAGCGGCAAAACCAGAATGGGTACAGGCGGTTATCAGAGCTGGACAAGGCCTATCGAAAACGAACGTACTCTCTCACGACCCCACGCCAACAGAGGCGCCCCCCACAGGTTTCCTCGGCCTCCCTGGATGAGTACACTCTGATGAGGGCCACGTACACAAGTGGAAGCCAGTCTTCTCTGAGGTGTCATACTGCGTCACCGAAAGTAAACGGACTGGAGGATTACAAGGATGTTACTATCAGCTCCAACAATCTCCATAGTGACAGTGGCTATATGCCAATGATGCCTGGAGTGGCGCCTCCGACACCAGGGTCCAAGGACGACCCCTACATGCCCATGAGCCCgatgtgtgtttctgctccaaaacaGATCATCAACCCACGCTCGCACTCCTCTGCAGGGCTGGCCCCACGCACAGACTCCCCTGGAAGTGTTTCTCTGGAGGATAGTGGTTACATGCCCATGTGGTGTGGAAACAAGATGTCAGTGGAGAGCACAGATGGAAAGCCCAGCAATGGAGAGTACCTGTACATGTCTCCCGTTGACACCCTTGTCTCTCTTACACCCCCCGACTACATTCTCAGTCCTTCAGGAGATCCACACCTCCAGCACAGGCAGCCTTATTCTTACAGCTCTCTACCAAGATCACTTAAAGGACAGTTCCAGCGCAATGGGTCCACGGACACAGACCAGTATGTGGTGATGAGTTTACAGAGACAACGGATAGAAGAGGAGTCCAACTACTGCCCTGTCTCGCCTGGAGAGTCTGTGGCCAGCAGCTCTCCAGGAACACCAGACACTCCGTCCTCTGTTCCGTCTCCTCTCAGACTTACTCGCATGGATGGAGGCTTGGTACATCGCAACAGGGTGTGTCGACCCACCCGCCTGGCTCTGGAGTCCCTCAGAACACTACCATGTATGAACGAACATCCCCTTCCTTCTGAGCCACGCAGCCCAGGAGAGTACATCAACATAGATTTTGATAGTGCTGCCCACAACCCGCTGGCAACCACCACATCGGCGAGCTCTGAGGCCGGGAGCGTAAACGGGGGAACCCTGTCGCTGTCAGACTATGCTAACATTGACGTCAGCTCCCCAGTTAACCTCGAGCCACACCAAGTGGGGGGTTCTTCCCCAGCGGGGTGTCGAAACCGCACACCTGAATTGTTGATTTGCCCCAGTCCTGTGAGCAGCCAGCAGGACGCGCGGAGAGTCGAGGAGCAAATGAGAACAGACGAACACATGAAGGAGAGGGGGATGCAACAGCAAGGGAGCCCGGTGTGTGAGCCTGCGCCGGTTAAAGATGACTACGCTGAGATGTCCTTTGGCCCCTCTGCCCCTTTACCTGTCCTCTGCGCCCCTGACGCTGCTCCCCTCCCCACCAGCCCCGCTGCCTGTGTCAAGAGACTCAGCCTTGAGAGCAGCTTAGTGGAAGTAGTTCCCCTTGTGCCATTAGACTCCTTCCTCCTGGGTGGTCCTTCATTATCTGTTGTGGATCCAAACAGGGGGGCTAAAGTTATCCGGGCCGACCCTCAGGGCCGCAGGCGTCACAGCTCGGAGACcttctcctccaccaccaccgtCACACCCGTGTGCCCGTCGTTCGCCCACGACACCAAACGACACAGCTCGGCCTCTGTGGAGAACGTGTCCCGCTCTGTTCGCAGCTCCGAGGGGCCCAGCAAGGACCACATCGGTCTCATGTGCAGGGAGACGTCAGCTGGTTATCAAAACGGACTCAACTACATTGCCTTAAACTTGATGGGGGGGAACTTTGGGGGCGTGAGCCCTGGGTTGGGCTGTTGCGATGAACTGCTGAGGTTCAAGACGGCCTGCAGCTGCAAGGGGGGCCTGAATGGTTTCAACAACAGCCCCTACACCAGCCTTGGATTCAAGGAAACTACTACTGCTGCTGTGAAAG AATGA